A window of Cryptomeria japonica chromosome 3, Sugi_1.0, whole genome shotgun sequence contains these coding sequences:
- the LOC131064312 gene encoding protein trichome birefringence, translated as MGLRDSWRTKLIYNIVCSLIPAIVLSILILYSFLCYTGESNFMIGPFKVQRSVFSRAQIPLTPVSIKAHKFSECDLYSGKWVHDDSYPLYPNGECTYMSQEFNCRGNGRNDSDYTKWRWQPANCELPRLKPSEMLERLRGKRLMFVGDSINRNQWESLLCIFSTVVPPERKISRQTSPFSTSFVAQDYNCSIEFFWAPFLVEQGSIKNGNESTEILILDAIEKHGAYWRDVDVLVFNSGHWWTHGNKVQLQNYFMENNYLYLELEPLDAFKKAMITWAKWVDKNIDPTKTRVFFRGFSPTHFSSKQWNDPKGHKCNFEREPIFNESYISPYLERMIMLEKVLTEMKIPVSLMNITRLSDFRKDGHPSVYTMRRGKKLTPEQMNDPDNFGDCSHWCLPGLPDIWNELLYGSLFMKDKLDSYSK; from the exons ATGGGCTTGCGGGATTCATGGAGAACTAAGCTTATTTATAACATTGTTTGTTCTCTTATACCTGCGATTGTTTTGTCAATTCTGATATTATATTCTTTTCTATGTTATACTGGAGAAAGTAATTTCATGATTGGCCCTTTCAAAGTCCAAAGATCTGTTTTTTCCAGAGCTCAAATACCTTTAACACCTGTTTCTATCAAAGCACACAAATTTTCAGAGTGTGACTTATATTCAGGAAAATGGGTCCATGATGATTCATACCCACTTTATCCCAATGGAGAATGCACTTATATGAGCCAGGAGTTTAACTGCAGAGGCAATGGCCGTAATGATTCAGACTATACAAAATGGAGATGGCAGCCCGCAAATTGTGAATTACCAAG GTTGAAACCCTCTGAAATGCTTGAGAGATTGAGGGGAAAGAGGCTGATGTTTGTTGGGGACTCCATCAATAGAAATCAATGGGAATCGTTGCTTTGTATCTTCTCAACAGTAGTGCCTCCAGAAAGAAAGATTTCACGCCAGACATCACCTTTTTCTACCTCTTTTGTGGCTCAG GATTACAACTGTTCTATTGAATTCTTTTGGGCGCCCTTTTTGGTAGAACAAGGCAGCATTAAGAATGGTAATGAGAGCACGGAGATCTTAATTCTAGATGCAATAGAGAAGCATGGAGCATATTGGAGAGATGTTGATGTATTGGTCTTTAATTCAGGACATTGGTGGACACATGGGAATAAAGTGCAATT ACAAAATTACTTCATGGAGAACAACTATCTCTATCTTGAATTAGAACCATTGGACGCCTTCAAGAAAGCGATGATTACGTGGGCCAAATGGGTAGATAAGAACATTGATCCAACTAAAACCAGAGTATTTTTTAGAGGGTTTTCTCCAACACATTTCAG CTCGAAACAATGGAATGACCCCAAGGGCCACAAGTGCAATTTTGAGAGAGAACCAATATTTAATGAGTCTTATATAAGTCCTTATCTAGAAAGAATGATAATGTTAGAGAAGGTGTTAACTGAAATGAAGATTCCAGTTTCTTTGATGAACATAACCAGGTTATCAGATTTCAGAAAAGATGGTCATCCATCAGTGTACACCATGAGAAGAGGGAAAAAGCTTACACCAGAACAGATGAATGATCCAGATAACTTTGGAGATTGTAGTCATTGGTGTTTGCCTGGATTGCCTGACATTTGGAATGAGTTATTGTATGGAAGTTTGTTCATGAAGGACAAACTTGATTCTTATTCTAAGTAA